From a region of the Penaeus vannamei isolate JL-2024 chromosome 2, ASM4276789v1, whole genome shotgun sequence genome:
- the LOC113818566 gene encoding ribosome biogenesis protein BRX1 homolog produces MAKKRARKAVEEEEEEVQTPAAPTGFTPPLTRDSDVPVTKKLKKKWTNKQRVLVFGSRGIGYRERHLMENLRTLMPHSRREVKKQKRDDLRVINEIAEMKNCNKCIYFEMKKKKDFYMWISQVPNGPSIKFLVLNIHTMGELKMTGNCLRGARPLLSFDPQFNEPHWAIMKELFIQTFGIPNYHPRSQPFHDHVYTFTIVDDKIWFRNYEILGADGKLSEIGPRFVLNPIKVFAGSFGGETLWQNPNYMSPNLMRSLVKKNMMGKYLQRRQQKDWNAKRGPAGMIGDPTNEIFQTEANDD; encoded by the exons ATGGCGAAGAAGCGAGCACGCAAGgctgtggaggaagaggaggaggaagtacaaACCCCAGCAGCGCCGACGGGTTTTACTCCCCCACTTACAAGGGATTCAGATGTTCCAGTGACGAAGAAATTAAAG AAAAAATGGACAAACAAACAACGTGTTCTAGTATTTGGCTCAAGAGGTATAGGATACCGAGAAAGACATCTAATGGAAAATCTGCGTACTCTAATGCCTCACTCCAGACGGGAAgtgaagaagcagaaaagggaTGATCTGAGAGTTATTAATGAG ATTGCAGAGATGAAGAATTGTAATAAGTGTATATACttcgaaatgaaaaagaaaaaagatttttaCATGTGGATTTCACAAGTTCCCAATGGACCATCCATCAAGTTCTTAGTCTTAAACA ttcacACCATGGGCGAACTGAAAATGACTGGAAACTGTTTGCGAGGAGCTCGACCACTTCTGAGTTTTGATCCCCAGTTCAATGAGCCACATTGGGCTATCATGAAGGAATTATTTATACAAACCTTTGGCATCCCAAACTACCATCCCAGAAGTCAGCCATTCCACGATCATGTCTATACTTTCACCATTGTGGATGACAAAATTTGGTTCCGTAATTATGAAATATTAGGAGCAGATGGGAAGTTATCAGAGATTG GTCCACGTTTTGTCCTCAACCCAATAAAAGTGTTTGCAGGTAGCTTTGGAGGAGAAACACTGTGGCAGAATCCCAACTATATGAGTCCCAACCTG ATGCGTAGTTTGGTCAAGAAGAACATGATGGGGAAATATCTGCAACGACGGCAACAGAAGGACTGGAACGCAAAGAGAGGGCCAGCTGGCATGATAGGAGATCCCACAAATGAAATATTCCAGACTGAAGCAAATGATGATTAG